Proteins encoded in a region of the Brevefilum fermentans genome:
- a CDS encoding RHS repeat-associated core domain-containing protein, which produces MKRFCAILIAIVILFTSYTFQVQSKVKSHGNPEDPNLAYPIIPAQQDEDAAPQSIPVDSPLYAYPIEGMELPALVVPGEIFEPNEFENPLPESYSSDVPLFEPILLETFPQDSPTPSLKLTVEPSIYIPGKPVFLHWSINNGGSLVENPSTMLSLQFSEGLTPSDETLNNQFVELGRVNLSAGNSLQGSIELIQINEPTENLRISVFLNVNSELLDATFVNIPFLSNNTPTDSLLSDWVRMIGHHAYATSTDDNVTQNLVFASSQISPHLQPGYVLSKNAIEVVAVDKNTATNVSYFSNPITLIIPYSTEELTPEQENDLQVFYYDDNAMDWFPMLTEVDTIAKTLTVQTDHLTVFDYKPANWQSYLPPFQDAFSVAEYTGAATYKMDFPVISGTAGIQPSVSLRYNSQVIDEGTLFNQASWVGMGWSLDLGSITRDMHGTDSDLSDDTFFLSLNGAGGRLLPVSEVNDIITYRLQYTESIIVQRNVSTDSWTVKTPDGTTYFFGSTASERARTVTGINPCGTGFTWQWMLSKSTDRNNNEIAYIYTKPNPGTCSVDRSIVPSQIDYSGVYSIRFVTSSRDDYRDSWNTTASKVLFSNTKLDAIEFYSHNVKVKDSRFSYTNTILPLFIWRDSTARTLTLAGVQEIGYAVDGTSKAMPATSFTYGNSMHITKIKNGIGGEVNLTYKLETMFLEAQLGPRTERWAFNTQCPSGHNLGWIGRYASTYCTTVGNETLLYFPAGPAEHGGYEAFATHVIGENMLKPASRFRFLVEGKGLNNTPTGTVFGFKEPRNVFPECVLGANMTICEGSLDVGVGYPLSGNVYLLNNSGSYIKSLEVVLYPSRHVVSMMTVTDTSSQIYKPVTWEYTYSGFAFNNASNTLLDGCGLNCLYTPLNYEFRGFNTVSKTAQIDGQTITEKSTYDQSISGKGNLLQHEKFVNDQLVEKVIYTYAPSDASKLYSYTELSDTKLKTYADLNIYWNRVNTEIYYSFNPDVNGIYQQTATGTYLYYNGQEFTSFAQENALNKSGYLSNVTKTRHSYHNGSSWITQYYQTLTFKLSSVNDIPWLPSLVTLQSLNDETGVTLSENRYNYDIRGNKLNQKTLAEGSQYSQTSYSYTPNGDLSQTKTWQNFATVGADPTGEALVTDYVMSNVAPGKAGSMIIHRGDGISFVTTTDYLPELALPVKVTQPNGAIEGAAYDPLGRIIYICAPLNWTDPTTPCGPGNNPTASISYNYADTPISITVNRLSTASQVNYLDGFGRELQTQIRGAELDGVAGQTLVQSAFIYDGFGNKVFESIPFSAQETEYVPVGIDVNQRQGKLFTYDLRGRLLNISRRDEIGNMAYEINITYSAIQLPGNMGWGLNTISSNANNQATHSYSNPLGQVVKTIPPAGPSVSYTFDLIGRLTETAYGTSTTAISYNPAGQKIQMADADMGTWSYTYDAQGNLLTQTTATITTTLTYDGLNRVISKSFSDGSPAVSFTYDANGDLGYRTGMTDSTGSTAWDLDGRGRLVTEEKTISGQPFTTNYTYDSADQLTSMTYPSGEIVNITHLPQGGTDSVGSYQTGMQVNENGKVSQKRFGNNTTTSYIYSDWLTDGSRLSQLQSGQSGSLLNLEFAYDLAGNITTINDNLSSSEIQTFTYDSMNRLTSARINASTQTYAYSPSTGNLSYKSDVGAYTYSPAHPHAVTQAGANTYAYDQNGNMASRTVAGVAWTYTYNVENQLTSVRKNSQLVSEYGYDGDGKRVWAKDYEGYLATNPKVTTYIGNYYEVQVEGYVQPTGGTPSQPCNQTYCAYFPYVANIVPENISYYYADGQRIAMKNNGEVSYLYGDQLGSVSAVADSSGALVSKTLYQPWGTTRYTQGTKPTDYAYTGQMQEGDIYFYNSRWYDPQLGRFLQADTIVPPTQGTQGFDRFAYVNNNPLRYTDPNGRWAESILDIAFIAFDLQQIANEGWTLLNSASLVLDVACLVLPIATGGGPGLRLAVAGNDVVLSAAQAGVKVPQGVRAGQLVTKGVQFFSSSQQTSNSSNYPNVIDPRTGKPIPQPPDDLIPVPKEDRVPWTKYERAEFIRQWHERGYTPPTGGWKGYDIHHIIPRELGGTNDFFNLVPVDRIIHQNEFNKWWRLFIPE; this is translated from the coding sequence GTGAAACGATTTTGCGCTATTCTTATTGCTATTGTAATACTTTTTACGAGTTATACATTTCAAGTTCAGTCCAAGGTTAAGAGCCATGGAAATCCGGAAGATCCAAATCTTGCTTATCCGATAATTCCTGCTCAGCAAGATGAAGATGCAGCACCACAGAGCATACCAGTAGATTCTCCTTTATATGCTTATCCAATTGAAGGCATGGAACTTCCAGCCTTGGTTGTACCAGGTGAGATTTTTGAACCAAACGAATTTGAGAATCCACTTCCAGAATCCTACAGCAGTGATGTGCCACTTTTTGAACCTATTTTATTGGAGACTTTTCCCCAAGATTCTCCTACCCCAAGTCTAAAACTCACGGTCGAACCTTCCATCTACATCCCTGGAAAACCTGTTTTTCTCCATTGGTCTATTAATAATGGCGGATCGCTTGTAGAAAATCCAAGTACCATGCTGAGCCTGCAATTTTCTGAAGGATTAACGCCTTCTGATGAAACATTGAATAATCAATTCGTGGAGTTAGGCCGAGTCAATCTCTCAGCAGGTAATAGCTTACAAGGTAGCATCGAATTAATCCAAATTAATGAACCTACAGAAAACCTGAGAATTTCTGTGTTTCTCAATGTGAACTCTGAGCTTCTGGATGCGACTTTTGTTAATATTCCATTCCTTTCAAACAATACACCTACTGATTCTTTGCTCTCTGATTGGGTGAGAATGATTGGTCACCATGCATATGCAACTTCCACTGATGATAATGTAACTCAAAACCTTGTCTTTGCAAGCAGTCAGATCAGCCCACACCTGCAGCCCGGTTATGTTCTGAGCAAAAATGCAATTGAAGTTGTTGCAGTGGATAAGAATACGGCAACTAATGTCAGTTACTTTTCAAACCCAATCACGCTCATTATCCCATATTCGACCGAAGAGTTAACTCCAGAACAGGAAAACGATCTTCAGGTTTTCTATTATGACGATAACGCAATGGATTGGTTTCCGATGCTTACTGAAGTCGATACAATCGCCAAGACGCTCACCGTTCAAACGGATCATCTGACGGTGTTCGATTACAAACCAGCTAACTGGCAATCCTACCTACCACCATTCCAGGACGCATTCAGTGTTGCTGAATATACAGGTGCAGCAACCTATAAAATGGACTTTCCTGTGATTTCCGGTACTGCCGGAATTCAACCATCTGTTTCTTTGCGGTACAACAGTCAGGTTATTGATGAAGGCACTCTTTTCAACCAGGCAAGCTGGGTTGGCATGGGTTGGTCACTGGACCTGGGCAGTATTACAAGAGATATGCATGGTACTGATTCAGATCTGTCAGATGATACCTTCTTTTTATCATTGAATGGGGCGGGAGGGAGACTCCTCCCTGTTTCAGAAGTAAACGACATTATCACCTATCGTCTTCAATATACTGAATCCATTATCGTTCAAAGAAATGTCAGCACTGATTCCTGGACCGTCAAAACACCCGATGGAACGACCTACTTCTTTGGATCAACTGCATCCGAAAGAGCACGCACGGTTACCGGGATTAACCCTTGTGGTACTGGTTTTACCTGGCAGTGGATGTTAAGCAAATCAACGGATCGAAACAATAATGAAATTGCATACATATACACCAAGCCAAATCCAGGTACATGCTCTGTAGACAGGAGTATCGTCCCGAGCCAAATTGATTATTCAGGCGTTTATTCGATTCGTTTTGTGACCAGTTCGCGTGATGACTACAGGGATTCCTGGAATACGACGGCTTCGAAGGTCCTTTTTTCAAATACCAAACTGGATGCGATCGAATTCTATTCGCACAATGTAAAAGTTAAGGATTCGCGCTTTTCTTACACAAACACGATCTTACCTCTGTTTATCTGGCGTGATTCCACTGCACGGACACTGACTCTTGCAGGCGTTCAGGAGATTGGATATGCTGTAGATGGAACCTCAAAGGCAATGCCTGCCACATCTTTTACCTATGGTAACAGCATGCACATCACCAAAATCAAAAACGGGATCGGTGGTGAGGTCAACCTTACGTACAAACTTGAAACCATGTTTTTAGAAGCACAATTAGGTCCTCGCACTGAAAGATGGGCTTTCAACACGCAATGTCCCTCCGGTCATAATCTTGGTTGGATTGGCAGGTATGCCAGCACTTACTGTACAACTGTAGGAAACGAAACGCTGCTTTATTTTCCTGCTGGTCCTGCAGAACATGGAGGATATGAAGCATTTGCAACGCATGTCATCGGTGAGAACATGCTCAAACCGGCTTCCCGGTTCCGCTTCCTGGTTGAAGGAAAAGGGTTAAACAACACTCCAACAGGTACCGTTTTTGGATTCAAGGAACCGAGGAATGTTTTTCCGGAGTGTGTTCTTGGAGCGAACATGACTATCTGTGAAGGCTCGCTCGATGTCGGGGTTGGCTATCCTTTGAGTGGAAATGTTTATTTGTTAAATAACAGCGGCAGTTATATAAAGAGTCTGGAGGTCGTTCTCTACCCATCACGTCACGTGGTTTCAATGATGACAGTTACTGACACATCCAGCCAGATCTATAAACCAGTGACATGGGAGTATACGTATTCCGGGTTTGCTTTCAACAATGCCAGTAATACGCTGCTTGACGGATGTGGTTTAAATTGTCTGTATACGCCTTTAAATTATGAATTTCGAGGTTTTAACACGGTTAGTAAAACTGCTCAGATAGATGGACAAACCATTACAGAAAAGAGCACTTACGATCAATCGATAAGTGGTAAAGGCAATCTTCTGCAGCACGAAAAATTCGTGAACGATCAGTTGGTGGAGAAGGTTATCTATACCTACGCCCCTTCAGATGCTTCTAAGCTTTATAGTTACACCGAGCTCTCAGATACAAAACTAAAAACCTATGCCGATCTGAATATCTATTGGAATCGTGTTAATACTGAGATTTATTATTCGTTTAACCCAGACGTCAACGGTATTTATCAACAGACGGCAACAGGAACATACTTGTACTATAACGGGCAGGAATTCACAAGTTTCGCTCAAGAAAATGCATTAAATAAGTCAGGTTATCTATCAAATGTGACAAAGACCAGGCATTCCTATCACAATGGCAGTTCCTGGATAACCCAATATTATCAAACTTTAACCTTCAAGCTATCGAGTGTGAATGATATCCCATGGTTGCCCTCTCTGGTTACTCTACAAAGCCTCAATGATGAAACTGGGGTAACTCTTTCTGAAAACCGTTATAACTATGACATCAGAGGAAACAAGCTGAACCAGAAAACATTAGCAGAAGGTTCACAATATTCTCAGACCTCCTATTCTTATACACCTAACGGAGACCTGAGCCAAACAAAGACATGGCAGAATTTTGCAACAGTTGGTGCCGATCCAACTGGTGAGGCATTGGTCACAGATTACGTAATGAGTAATGTCGCGCCTGGCAAAGCAGGATCAATGATTATTCATAGAGGCGATGGGATCTCTTTTGTAACGACAACTGATTACCTGCCAGAACTCGCCCTTCCAGTTAAGGTCACCCAACCAAATGGCGCAATTGAAGGTGCTGCCTACGATCCGCTCGGACGAATAATCTACATTTGCGCACCACTTAACTGGACTGATCCTACAACGCCTTGTGGACCGGGGAATAATCCTACTGCTTCAATTTCCTATAACTACGCGGATACACCCATCTCTATCACCGTCAATCGGCTTAGCACTGCATCACAAGTGAATTACCTGGATGGCTTCGGTAGAGAATTGCAGACACAAATCAGAGGTGCTGAGTTAGATGGCGTTGCTGGTCAGACATTGGTGCAAAGCGCTTTTATTTACGATGGTTTTGGGAATAAGGTTTTTGAGAGCATACCATTTAGTGCTCAAGAGACAGAATACGTACCTGTTGGAATAGATGTTAACCAAAGACAAGGGAAACTATTCACTTATGATCTTAGGGGGCGGTTACTTAACATTTCCCGGCGAGACGAAATTGGAAATATGGCATATGAAATTAACATAACATATTCAGCCATTCAATTGCCAGGCAATATGGGATGGGGACTGAATACAATCAGCAGCAATGCTAATAATCAAGCAACACATTCCTACTCAAACCCTCTTGGACAGGTTGTCAAAACAATCCCGCCTGCGGGACCGAGTGTGAGCTATACGTTTGACCTTATTGGCAGGCTGACAGAAACGGCATACGGAACGTCAACCACTGCTATAAGTTACAACCCTGCTGGTCAGAAAATTCAGATGGCAGACGCAGATATGGGCACCTGGAGTTATACCTACGATGCACAGGGAAATTTGCTGACCCAAACAACAGCGACCATCACCACAACACTCACTTATGATGGACTCAACCGAGTGATCTCAAAGTCGTTCAGCGATGGCTCTCCTGCAGTCTCTTTCACTTATGATGCCAATGGAGATTTGGGATATCGGACTGGCATGACCGACTCAACCGGTTCAACTGCCTGGGACCTGGACGGCAGAGGCAGGCTTGTCACAGAAGAGAAGACCATATCCGGGCAGCCATTCACCACCAATTACACTTACGACAGCGCGGATCAACTTACATCCATGACCTATCCCAGCGGTGAGATTGTCAACATAACGCACCTGCCCCAGGGAGGCACGGACAGTGTCGGTTCTTATCAGACGGGCATGCAGGTAAACGAAAACGGAAAGGTAAGCCAGAAAAGGTTCGGGAACAATACTACGACCAGCTACATCTACAGCGATTGGCTTACGGACGGGAGCAGGTTGAGTCAACTTCAGAGCGGGCAGTCCGGCTCACTCCTAAATCTAGAGTTTGCTTACGACCTGGCAGGAAACATCACAACCATCAATGATAATCTGAGCAGTTCCGAAATCCAAACCTTTACGTACGACTCAATGAACAGGTTGACCTCAGCCAGAATCAATGCCAGCACGCAGACTTATGCTTACAGTCCTAGTACTGGTAACTTGAGTTATAAGAGCGATGTGGGTGCATACACTTATTCACCTGCCCATCCACACGCGGTCACCCAGGCAGGCGCGAACACCTATGCTTATGACCAGAATGGCAACATGGCCAGCCGCACAGTGGCTGGGGTGGCTTGGACATACACCTATAACGTGGAGAACCAGTTGACCTCGGTCAGGAAGAACAGCCAGCTCGTCAGCGAATACGGCTACGATGGAGATGGCAAGCGGGTATGGGCAAAGGATTATGAAGGCTACCTCGCTACGAATCCGAAAGTGACCACATACATCGGGAATTACTATGAAGTCCAGGTTGAAGGGTATGTTCAGCCCACAGGAGGCACACCCAGCCAACCCTGCAACCAAACCTATTGCGCCTACTTCCCTTATGTTGCTAACATTGTCCCAGAAAACATCAGCTACTACTATGCCGATGGTCAGCGGATTGCGATGAAGAATAATGGCGAGGTGAGTTACCTGTATGGCGATCAGTTGGGCAGCGTCAGCGCAGTTGCGGATAGTTCTGGCGCTCTTGTCAGCAAAACCCTTTACCAACCCTGGGGCACAACCAGGTACACGCAGGGAACAAAACCGACCGATTATGCCTACACAGGTCAGATGCAGGAAGGCGACATCTACTTCTACAACTCCAGATGGTACGACCCGCAGTTGGGACGGTTCCTGCAGGCGGATACCATCGTCCCCCCCACCCAAGGCACACAAGGCTTTGACAGGTTCGCTTATGTCAATAATAACCCTCTCCGGTATACAGACCCAAATGGCAGATGGGCTGAGTCTATATTGGATATCGCATTCATTGCTTTTGATTTACAACAGATTGCCAACGAAGGATGGACTTTGTTGAATAGCGCTTCATTGGTTTTAGACGTTGCTTGTTTGGTCTTGCCCATCGCTACAGGAGGAGGGCCCGGGTTGCGATTAGCAGTTGCAGGTAATGATGTAGTCTTATCTGCTGCACAAGCAGGAGTAAAGGTTCCTCAGGGAGTAAGAGCAGGACAATTGGTAACAAAAGGGGTACAGTTTTTCTCAAGTTCACAGCAGACATCGAATTCTAGTAATTACCCAAACGTTATTGATCCTAGAACTGGAAAACCAATTCCGCAGCCTCCTGATGACCTGATTCCAGTTCCGAAGGAAGATCGAGTGCCTTGGACAAAATACGAAAGGGCGGAATTTATTAGGCAATGGCATGAAAGAGGATATACACCACCAACCGGTGGTTGGAAAGGATATGATATACATCACATTATCCCTAGAGAGCTTGGGGGTACGAATGACTTTTTTAACTTGGTTCCGGTTGATAGGATTATTCATCAGAATGAGTTTAACAAGTGGTGGCGATTGTTTATACCGGAATAA
- a CDS encoding transposase, with translation MQGHNCLVRDKCLGLRKALIETDQLTSVQRCMVHFYRNVFSIVPRGKVKLEAAMLKSIHAQEVVETSAFETLVYMEIRREYW, from the coding sequence ATACAGGGACACAATTGTTTGGTTAGAGACAAGTGTCTTGGTCTACGTAAAGCCTTGATTGAGACTGATCAATTGACCAGTGTCCAACGCTGCATGGTGCATTTCTACCGTAATGTTTTCTCGATAGTACCCAGAGGTAAGGTCAAGTTGGAAGCAGCCATGCTCAAATCCATCCATGCTCAGGAAGTTGTAGAAACTTCGGCTTTTGAAACCCTAGTCTATATGGAAATCCGCAGAGAGTACTGGTGA
- a CDS encoding ABC transporter ATP-binding protein, with protein sequence MTTILSAINISKAFKGKQVLENLDFDLEENQIVAICGTNGSGKSVFMRILAGLVVPDSGTVTVNGIQLGGKVEFPSSTGVHFDNSGLLLTETAKNNLLLLAMVSNTVSKERVEEVIRLVGLDPNDKRLVRTYSTGMRQRLGIAQALMEDPSLLMLDEPTTGLDFAGQDWFHELIWQLQKEGKTILITSHSKEEIASFCDKAYEMAGGQLALIS encoded by the coding sequence ATGACAACCATATTATCCGCAATAAATATCAGTAAAGCTTTCAAAGGCAAGCAGGTTTTGGAAAATTTGGACTTTGATCTGGAAGAAAATCAAATTGTTGCCATTTGCGGCACAAACGGTAGTGGAAAATCGGTTTTTATGCGTATTCTCGCCGGTTTGGTTGTCCCCGATTCGGGAACAGTTACAGTCAACGGTATCCAGCTGGGCGGAAAAGTGGAATTTCCAAGCTCAACCGGGGTGCATTTTGACAATTCGGGTTTGCTTTTAACCGAAACCGCTAAGAACAACCTGCTTTTACTGGCGATGGTGAGCAACACGGTCAGCAAAGAGCGGGTTGAAGAAGTGATTCGCCTGGTTGGTTTGGATCCGAATGACAAACGCCTTGTACGCACATATTCCACCGGAATGCGCCAGCGTTTGGGCATCGCTCAGGCATTGATGGAAGACCCAAGCTTATTGATGTTGGACGAACCGACCACCGGACTGGATTTCGCCGGGCAAGATTGGTTCCACGAGCTGATTTGGCAATTACAAAAGGAAGGCAAAACCATTTTGATCACCAGCCATAGTAAAGAAGAGATTGCCAGCTTTTGCGACAAAGCTTACGAAATGGCTGGAGGGCAACTGGCGCTCATCAGTTGA
- a CDS encoding DEAD/DEAH box helicase encodes MNSEEINRILSFQTCKIVAPAGHGKTEMISQLVLLSEGTQLILTHTNAGVDALRKRMVKNHVPNKKYTIFTIAGFCMLWCRSFPVLSEIDPSLNPLDKKHSTLYYNQLYKGTNKIFLHKWAQEILGNSFTGLIVDEYQDCMIEQHEIFCSIAKILPVRVLGDPMQAIFQWAGELIDMDKLLFPNVDIETQPWRWVSSNLDLGQWISQVRNALQPTLAGVHQSINFLDIEGCVKLLPSTNFNGNRLISELRNHSSVAYITALENKQLSFAQSMGGFFQFDEKQKSDLLYKFAEEFSRSYGTLLCRNLLNFLQSCASHVSTELESYIKRLENGSFDFVRIQKHKPLGNILIELNRSSNRFFIKQAIDYVTVNPLFNVYRREAFVEMKRAIDLSEETGLDLLESMSAIRHDQNNHGFYKRLSTRTVLAKGLEFDCVIVDLSKRFTSQDFYVAISRAKKMVYILSDHRNIVFTGRKS; translated from the coding sequence ATGAATTCCGAAGAAATTAATAGAATACTTTCTTTTCAAACATGCAAGATAGTAGCACCTGCCGGCCATGGAAAAACAGAAATGATTTCTCAGTTAGTATTATTGTCTGAGGGGACCCAGTTAATCCTAACTCACACAAATGCAGGAGTTGATGCACTTCGAAAACGAATGGTCAAGAATCATGTTCCGAATAAAAAGTATACCATTTTTACTATTGCTGGTTTTTGTATGTTGTGGTGTAGGTCTTTCCCGGTTTTATCCGAAATTGATCCTTCTTTAAATCCATTAGATAAAAAACATTCCACCCTTTATTACAATCAACTATATAAAGGCACCAATAAAATCTTCCTTCACAAATGGGCGCAAGAGATACTAGGTAATTCTTTTACGGGGCTTATTGTGGATGAATACCAAGATTGCATGATAGAGCAACATGAGATTTTTTGCTCGATTGCAAAAATCCTTCCTGTTAGAGTATTAGGTGATCCGATGCAAGCAATTTTCCAATGGGCAGGGGAGTTGATTGATATGGATAAACTTCTATTTCCAAATGTTGATATAGAAACTCAACCATGGCGTTGGGTTTCCAGCAATTTAGACCTAGGGCAATGGATTTCCCAAGTTCGAAATGCTTTACAACCAACACTTGCTGGAGTACATCAGTCTATTAACTTCTTGGATATTGAAGGATGCGTAAAGCTGCTTCCTTCAACGAATTTTAATGGCAACAGGCTTATAAGTGAGTTAAGAAATCATTCTTCCGTTGCATACATAACAGCCTTAGAAAATAAGCAGTTGAGCTTTGCACAATCAATGGGTGGCTTTTTCCAGTTCGATGAGAAACAAAAGTCAGATTTACTTTATAAATTTGCAGAAGAATTCTCTAGATCTTATGGAACACTTTTATGTAGAAATCTTCTCAACTTTCTTCAATCGTGTGCTTCTCATGTATCAACAGAGCTTGAATCATACATAAAAAGATTAGAAAACGGATCCTTCGATTTTGTGCGCATCCAAAAACATAAACCTCTTGGTAACATTTTAATAGAATTAAACCGGTCTTCAAACAGATTCTTTATCAAACAAGCTATTGATTACGTAACAGTAAACCCTCTTTTCAATGTGTATCGCAGAGAAGCTTTTGTTGAAATGAAGCGTGCTATTGATTTGAGTGAAGAAACCGGATTAGATTTACTGGAATCAATGTCAGCTATTAGGCATGATCAAAACAATCACGGATTTTACAAGCGCTTATCGACACGAACTGTATTGGCAAAAGGATTAGAGTTTGATTGTGTAATAGTTGATTTGAGTAAGCGATTTACGTCTCAAGATTTTTATGTGGCAATTTCCAGAGCCAAAAAAATGGTGTACATCCTAAGTGATCATCGAAATATTGTGTTTACAGGTCGAAAGTCATAG
- a CDS encoding ATP-dependent nuclease, producing the protein MKITNLKVNNFRGIKNCDITFSESSNIVCIVGSGDSTKTTLLSAIEWVLWPSWSLQVADSDFYECAVADSIIIEISLIGVPKTLLTQEKFGLFLRSGPILSDENDEPIDDHTNCITIRLSIESDFEPHWEVVCNRKEPKPISNRDRQLLSLGVIGQNSEKDFTWNRYSVLQRYAESKGVIKEALISSLRDASNHADLSELDTISDKLVAIGKDYGVGFKGRINSRLFINGSSINSSVGLFDEDTPFLLRGKGSQRLVSMGLNIGVTDEGTVLLIDEIEAGLEPYRLRSLIGKLRTRIPSNGQVIMTTHSPVTVCECNVDELFIARSHVGTTTLTPMKAENITINEFVQSQVRKNPEAFLGRRLIVCKGKTEIGFIRALDSFLDFNHKFRMASEGVSYCLGNGDETIEVAKLFSSFGYEVCILMDSDKHADEIMEKELFDKWNIPTFAWEIGNSIEEQIFKDVPNEVAEELLQIPIDDKGFHLVAEKLKDVLDISVTGKFSLVGFTSDQRRHIGTISKANSKEKQSWYKRIDLGEEMGNVVFDNWSQIEDSTNLKTVLQKLIDWIIQ; encoded by the coding sequence ATGAAAATTACCAACTTAAAAGTCAATAACTTTAGAGGAATTAAGAATTGTGACATAACGTTCTCTGAATCTTCAAATATAGTTTGCATTGTCGGTTCTGGTGATAGCACCAAGACCACCTTGTTGTCAGCAATTGAGTGGGTTTTATGGCCAAGCTGGTCTCTTCAAGTAGCAGATAGCGATTTTTATGAGTGTGCCGTGGCAGACTCTATTATCATTGAAATATCTCTTATTGGAGTTCCAAAAACATTACTAACTCAAGAAAAGTTTGGGCTCTTTTTACGTTCTGGTCCAATTCTTTCGGATGAGAATGATGAACCGATAGATGACCACACAAATTGCATAACAATACGCCTGTCGATTGAATCAGACTTCGAGCCTCATTGGGAAGTTGTTTGTAATCGGAAGGAACCAAAGCCTATATCAAATAGGGATAGACAATTGCTCTCATTAGGAGTTATTGGCCAAAACTCTGAAAAAGATTTTACTTGGAACAGATATTCAGTGTTGCAACGGTATGCAGAGTCAAAGGGTGTGATAAAAGAGGCTTTGATCTCATCTCTTAGGGATGCGTCTAATCATGCAGACCTCTCAGAGCTTGATACTATTTCTGATAAACTGGTTGCGATTGGGAAGGACTACGGGGTAGGATTCAAAGGGCGTATTAATAGTCGTTTGTTTATTAATGGTTCCTCAATAAACTCCTCTGTAGGATTATTTGATGAGGATACTCCTTTTCTTCTTAGAGGTAAAGGAAGTCAACGATTAGTATCGATGGGGTTAAACATTGGTGTTACTGATGAGGGGACTGTTCTGCTGATCGATGAAATTGAGGCAGGCTTAGAACCTTATAGGCTGCGGTCCCTCATAGGAAAATTACGAACACGCATCCCTTCAAATGGTCAAGTTATTATGACCACACATTCCCCTGTCACAGTATGTGAGTGTAATGTCGATGAGCTTTTCATTGCGCGATCTCACGTTGGAACAACGACTCTCACTCCAATGAAGGCAGAGAACATAACTATAAACGAGTTTGTTCAGAGCCAAGTTCGAAAAAATCCTGAAGCCTTTCTCGGTAGACGATTAATCGTATGTAAAGGGAAGACCGAGATTGGTTTTATACGGGCTTTAGACAGTTTCTTGGACTTCAACCATAAATTCAGAATGGCATCTGAAGGAGTTTCTTACTGTCTTGGCAATGGAGATGAAACCATAGAAGTAGCGAAGCTATTTTCGAGTTTTGGTTATGAAGTATGCATATTAATGGATTCTGACAAGCACGCAGATGAGATAATGGAAAAGGAATTATTTGACAAATGGAACATTCCAACTTTTGCATGGGAAATTGGCAATTCGATTGAGGAACAAATCTTTAAAGATGTGCCAAATGAAGTTGCTGAGGAATTGTTGCAAATCCCAATAGATGATAAAGGCTTTCATTTGGTTGCAGAAAAACTAAAAGATGTTTTGGACATCAGTGTTACAGGTAAATTTTCATTAGTCGGATTTACTTCTGACCAACGTAGGCATATAGGAACAATCTCGAAAGCCAACTCCAAAGAAAAACAATCTTGGTATAAACGGATCGATCTTGGCGAGGAAATGGGAAATGTTGTCTTTGACAATTGGTCACAGATTGAAGATTCGACAAATCTAAAAACGGTTTTGCAAAAATTGATAGATTGGATTATTCAGTAA